The following are encoded together in the Thunnus maccoyii chromosome 18, fThuMac1.1, whole genome shotgun sequence genome:
- the rfx1a gene encoding MHC class II regulatory factor RFX1a isoform X1: MATSGYVGEIQPAAQPQGVGVAVTSGQPDASSSPATAPQFLAEIQTTVATPTVVTPTVQTTPTEQTASITTQKPAAGSQAQSTAQAQPAQTQYVTAEIQGSPTQSGNAQSTPQYIVVTVTEGSLHSSDSVSDSSPPPAVVQTGVPTQVVQQVQTAQQQRSVVQATSQIAKTEPGTQLSVTSLQPVHISPELLPSTEVTALVRDKNLEEWQPHHEMGQPECLAWASADYKGDCCSKPLLLPLDLLQYYQSLYLLSMHAEKEIGAHPAVTSSGSDQSPLLATTTSFQVQQQLTPVPVQHVYTNQVQYVEGADTNYTTSTIRSSAFPYTDTPLYTQTTAAQYYEGQPTSGSQASTPGTPLTVSVTAGTTGGVSMFVAQPTSAAGGGATVVSTGVTTNGAGDGAGTNGGATGSYVIQGGYMLGSSSGGAAGNSQNYSHTARASPATVSITEGEESSVPSADKKVQWLLDNYETAEGVSLPRSTLYCHYLLHCQEQKLEPVNAASFGKLIRSVFMGLRTRRLGTRGNSKYHYYGLRIKAGSSLLRLMEDQQHLAMRQQPFSQKQRLKPVHKVEGMTNGTASGLGQQQQQQQGSGHVDISTQVQQYQQFLDASRALPEFPDIDLQGKSLPEGIELEHIKSFQLLYREHCEAILDVMVNLQFTLVETLWKTFWRFSQSQAGDATLAVHDESEKRLPKSCLVLLCKYEPVLRWSRDCDNSLYQGLVEILIPDVLRPIPSALTQAIRNFAKSLESWLTNAMMNIPEEMVRIKVTSANAFAQTLRRYTSLNHLAQAARAVLQNTAQINQMLSDLNRVDFANVQEQASWVCRCEDRVVQRLEQDFKLTLQQQNSLEQWAAWLDGVVSQVLKPYQQSPTFPKAAKLFLLKWSFYSSMVIRDLTLRSAASFGSFHLIRLLYDEYMYYLIEHRVAQAKGETPIAVMGEFASLGRGLNQLDPDKEEEEEEEEESDEEGQELSLPSDGVVLGDESLEPPAKLARTDQRVLFTTGSTDN; encoded by the exons ATGGCCACCTCAGGCTACGTAGGTGAGATCCAGCCGGCAGCCCAACCCCAGGGGGTTGGTGTTGCTGTCACATCTGGGCAACCCGACGCCAGCTCCAGCCCTGCAACTGCCCCTCAGTTTCTGGCTGAGATTCAGACTACTGTAGCCACCCCCACAGTTGTCACACCCACAGTCCAAACTACTCCCACTGAACAAACTGCTTCCATCACCACTCAGAAGCCTGCAGCTGGTAGTCAAGCCCAGTCCACAGCACAGGCCCAGCCAGCTCAGACACAATATGTGACTGCAGAGATCCAGGGCTCCCCCACACAGTCTGGAAATGCTCAAAGCACTCCTCAGTACATCGTTGTTACTGTCACAG AGGGCTCCCTTCACTCAAGTGACAGTGTGTCAGACTCTAGTCCCCCTCCAGCTGTGGTGCAGACTGGAGTGCCCACGCAGGTTGTTCAGCAGGTACAGACAGCTCAGCAG CAGAGGTCTGTGGTGCAGGCCACCTCTCAAATAGCCAAGACTGAGCCAGGCACCCAGCTCAGTGTCACCAGTCTACAGCCTGTTCATATTAGCCCTGAG CTCCTTCCTAGCACTGAAGTGACAGCGTTAGTCAGAGATAAGAATCTAGAAGAATGGCAGCCGCATCATGAGATGGGACAGCCAGAGTGCCTGGCCTGGGCATCAGCAGACTACAAAGGAGACTGCTGCAGCAAACCCCTCTTGCTCCCCTTGGACCTCCTTCAGTATTACCAATCATTGTACCTGCTCTCTATGCACGCTGAGAAAGAGATAGGAGCCCACCCCGCAGTCACCAGCTCAGGCTCCGATCAGTCACCACTGCTTGCTACAACTACGTCTTTCCAA GTCCAGCAGCAGCTCACACCAGTGCCAGTGCAACATGTGTACACCAATCAAGTGCAGTATGTGGAAGGAGCAGACACTAACTACACCACCAGCACCAT TCGTTCCAGCGCCTTCCCTTACACTGACACACCCCTGTACACGCAGACCACCGCTGCCCAGTATTATGAAGGTCAGCCAACCTCAGGCTCACAGGCGTCCACCCCTGGCACACCTCTAACCGTCTCTGTGACTGCTGGCACAACAGGCGGCGTGTCCATGTTTGTGGCCCAGCCCACCAGCGCAGCAGGGGGAGGGGCCACAGTGGTGTCCACAGGTGTAACCACCAATGGGGCAGGGGATGGGGCAGGCACCAATGGTGGTGCCACAGGAAGTTATGTGATCCAGGGGGGTTACATGCTGGGCAGCAGCAGCGGAGGGGCAGCTGGCAACAGTCAGAACTACTCACACACCGCCCGCGCCTCCCCAGCCACTGTGAGTATTACAGAGGGCGAGGAGAGTAGCGTGCCGTCGGCAGACAAGAAG GTACAGTGGTTGCTGGACAACTATGAGACAGCTGAAGGAGTGAGTCTGCCGCGTTCCACACTCTACTGCCACTATCTGCTGCACTGCCAGGAGCAGAAACTAGAGCCTGTTAATGCTGCCTCTTTCGGGAAACTCATTAGATCAGTGTTCATGGGGCTGCGTACACGACGCCTGGGCACACG AGGTAATTCTAAATACCACTACTACGGGCTGAGGATCAAGGCAGGCTCTTCTCTTCTCCGTCTGATGGAAGACCAGCAACATCTGGCCATGAGGCAGCAGCCCTTCTCACAGAAACAGag GTTGAAGCCTGTGCATAAAGTTGAGGGAATGACCAATGGGACAGCATCAGGACTaggccagcagcagcaacagcagcagggtTCAGGGCATGTTGACATCAGCACCCAGGTTCAGCAGTACCAGCAGTTCCTAG ATGCATCCAGAGCACTCCCAGAGTTCCCAGACATCGACCTCCAGGGGAAATCTCTGCCAGAGGGCATTGAGCTTGAGCACATAAAGAGCTTTCAGCTGCTGTACAGAGAACACTGTGAG GCCATACTGGATGTGATGGTCAACCTGCAGTTCACCCTGGTGGAGACCCTGTGGAAGACCTTCTGGAGGTTCAGCCAGAGTCAGGCTGGAGATGCCACCTTGGCTGT TCATGATGAGTCAGAGAAGCGTCTCCCTAAATCCTGCCTGGTGTTGCTGTGCAAGTATGAGCCAGTGCTGCGCTGGAGCCGTGACTGTGACAACAGCCTGTACCAGGGCCTGGTGGAAATCCTCATTCCTGATGTCCTCAGGCCCATCCCCA GTGCCTTAACTCAAGCCATCCGGAACTTTGCCAAAAGCCTGGAGAGCTGGCTGACTAATGCCATGATGAACATCCCTGAAGAAATGGTCCGCATCAAG GTAACGTCTGCCAATGCATTTGCCCAGACACTGCGTCGCTACACTAGTCTGAACCACCTTGCCCAGGCAGCACGTGCCGTCCTCCAGAACACAGCCCAGATCAACCAGATGCTCTCTGACCTCAACCGTGTCGACTTTGCTAACGTCCAG GAGCAGGCTTCGTGGGTGTGCCGATGTGAAGACCGTGTTGTCCAGCGGCTAGAGCAGGACTTTAAGCTGACCCTGCAGCAGCAGAACTCCCTGGAGCAGTGGGCTGCATGGCTGGATGGTGTGGTCTCCCAGGTCCTAAAGCCCTACCAACAAAGCCCTACCTTCCCTAAGGCTGCAAAGCTCTTCCTGCTCAAGTGGTCCTTTTACAG TTCCATGGTGATTAGGGACCTGACCCTGCGGAGTGCAGCCAGTTTTGGTTCCTTTCACCTGATCCGCCTGCTGTATGATGAGTACATGTACTACCTGATAGAGCACAGAGTAGCCCAGGCTAAAGGAGAGACCCCCATTGCTGTTATGGGAGAg TTTGCCAGTTTAGGCCGGGGTCTAAACCAGCTGGATCCTGACAAAG aagaagaagaggaagaggaggaggagagtgatgAGGAAGGTCAAGAGCTGTCCCTCCCCTCAGACGGCGTGGTGCTAGGAGACGAGTCTCTGGAGCCTCCTGCCAAGCTGGCCAGGACTGACCAGAGAGTCCTTTTCACCACTGGCTCAACTGACAACTAA
- the rfx1a gene encoding MHC class II regulatory factor RFX1a isoform X3: protein MATSGYVGEIQPAAQPQGVGVAVTSGQPDASSSPATAPQFLAEIQTTVATPTVVTPTVQTTPTEQTASITTQKPAAGSQAQSTAQAQPAQTQYVTAEIQGSPTQSGNAQSTPQYIVVTVTEGSLHSSDSVSDSSPPPAVVQTGVPTQVVQQVQTAQQQRSVVQATSQIAKTEPGTQLSVTSLQPVHISPELLPSTEVTALVRDKNLEEWQPHHEMGQPECLAWASADYKGDCCSKPLLLPLDLLQYYQSLYLLSMHAEKEIGAHPAVTSSGSDQSPLLATTTSFQVQQQLTPVPVQHVYTNQVQYVEGADTNYTTSTIRSSAFPYTDTPLYTQTTAAQYYEGQPTSGSQASTPGTPLTVSVTAGTTGGVSMFVAQPTSAAGGGATVVSTGVTTNGAGDGAGTNGGATGSYVIQGGYMLGSSSGGAAGNSQNYSHTARASPATVSITEGEESSVPSADKKWLLDNYETAEGVSLPRSTLYCHYLLHCQEQKLEPVNAASFGKLIRSVFMGLRTRRLGTRGNSKYHYYGLRIKAGSSLLRLMEDQQHLAMRQQPFSQKQRLKPVHKVEGMTNGTASGLGQQQQQQQGSGHVDISTQVQQYQQFLDASRALPEFPDIDLQGKSLPEGIELEHIKSFQLLYREHCEAILDVMVNLQFTLVETLWKTFWRFSQSQAGDATLAVHDESEKRLPKSCLVLLCKYEPVLRWSRDCDNSLYQGLVEILIPDVLRPIPSALTQAIRNFAKSLESWLTNAMMNIPEEMVRIKVTSANAFAQTLRRYTSLNHLAQAARAVLQNTAQINQMLSDLNRVDFANVQEQASWVCRCEDRVVQRLEQDFKLTLQQQNSLEQWAAWLDGVVSQVLKPYQQSPTFPKAAKLFLLKWSFYSSMVIRDLTLRSAASFGSFHLIRLLYDEYMYYLIEHRVAQAKGETPIAVMGEFASLGRGLNQLDPDKEEEEEEEEESDEEGQELSLPSDGVVLGDESLEPPAKLARTDQRVLFTTGSTDN, encoded by the exons ATGGCCACCTCAGGCTACGTAGGTGAGATCCAGCCGGCAGCCCAACCCCAGGGGGTTGGTGTTGCTGTCACATCTGGGCAACCCGACGCCAGCTCCAGCCCTGCAACTGCCCCTCAGTTTCTGGCTGAGATTCAGACTACTGTAGCCACCCCCACAGTTGTCACACCCACAGTCCAAACTACTCCCACTGAACAAACTGCTTCCATCACCACTCAGAAGCCTGCAGCTGGTAGTCAAGCCCAGTCCACAGCACAGGCCCAGCCAGCTCAGACACAATATGTGACTGCAGAGATCCAGGGCTCCCCCACACAGTCTGGAAATGCTCAAAGCACTCCTCAGTACATCGTTGTTACTGTCACAG AGGGCTCCCTTCACTCAAGTGACAGTGTGTCAGACTCTAGTCCCCCTCCAGCTGTGGTGCAGACTGGAGTGCCCACGCAGGTTGTTCAGCAGGTACAGACAGCTCAGCAG CAGAGGTCTGTGGTGCAGGCCACCTCTCAAATAGCCAAGACTGAGCCAGGCACCCAGCTCAGTGTCACCAGTCTACAGCCTGTTCATATTAGCCCTGAG CTCCTTCCTAGCACTGAAGTGACAGCGTTAGTCAGAGATAAGAATCTAGAAGAATGGCAGCCGCATCATGAGATGGGACAGCCAGAGTGCCTGGCCTGGGCATCAGCAGACTACAAAGGAGACTGCTGCAGCAAACCCCTCTTGCTCCCCTTGGACCTCCTTCAGTATTACCAATCATTGTACCTGCTCTCTATGCACGCTGAGAAAGAGATAGGAGCCCACCCCGCAGTCACCAGCTCAGGCTCCGATCAGTCACCACTGCTTGCTACAACTACGTCTTTCCAA GTCCAGCAGCAGCTCACACCAGTGCCAGTGCAACATGTGTACACCAATCAAGTGCAGTATGTGGAAGGAGCAGACACTAACTACACCACCAGCACCAT TCGTTCCAGCGCCTTCCCTTACACTGACACACCCCTGTACACGCAGACCACCGCTGCCCAGTATTATGAAGGTCAGCCAACCTCAGGCTCACAGGCGTCCACCCCTGGCACACCTCTAACCGTCTCTGTGACTGCTGGCACAACAGGCGGCGTGTCCATGTTTGTGGCCCAGCCCACCAGCGCAGCAGGGGGAGGGGCCACAGTGGTGTCCACAGGTGTAACCACCAATGGGGCAGGGGATGGGGCAGGCACCAATGGTGGTGCCACAGGAAGTTATGTGATCCAGGGGGGTTACATGCTGGGCAGCAGCAGCGGAGGGGCAGCTGGCAACAGTCAGAACTACTCACACACCGCCCGCGCCTCCCCAGCCACTGTGAGTATTACAGAGGGCGAGGAGAGTAGCGTGCCGTCGGCAGACAAGAAG TGGTTGCTGGACAACTATGAGACAGCTGAAGGAGTGAGTCTGCCGCGTTCCACACTCTACTGCCACTATCTGCTGCACTGCCAGGAGCAGAAACTAGAGCCTGTTAATGCTGCCTCTTTCGGGAAACTCATTAGATCAGTGTTCATGGGGCTGCGTACACGACGCCTGGGCACACG AGGTAATTCTAAATACCACTACTACGGGCTGAGGATCAAGGCAGGCTCTTCTCTTCTCCGTCTGATGGAAGACCAGCAACATCTGGCCATGAGGCAGCAGCCCTTCTCACAGAAACAGag GTTGAAGCCTGTGCATAAAGTTGAGGGAATGACCAATGGGACAGCATCAGGACTaggccagcagcagcaacagcagcagggtTCAGGGCATGTTGACATCAGCACCCAGGTTCAGCAGTACCAGCAGTTCCTAG ATGCATCCAGAGCACTCCCAGAGTTCCCAGACATCGACCTCCAGGGGAAATCTCTGCCAGAGGGCATTGAGCTTGAGCACATAAAGAGCTTTCAGCTGCTGTACAGAGAACACTGTGAG GCCATACTGGATGTGATGGTCAACCTGCAGTTCACCCTGGTGGAGACCCTGTGGAAGACCTTCTGGAGGTTCAGCCAGAGTCAGGCTGGAGATGCCACCTTGGCTGT TCATGATGAGTCAGAGAAGCGTCTCCCTAAATCCTGCCTGGTGTTGCTGTGCAAGTATGAGCCAGTGCTGCGCTGGAGCCGTGACTGTGACAACAGCCTGTACCAGGGCCTGGTGGAAATCCTCATTCCTGATGTCCTCAGGCCCATCCCCA GTGCCTTAACTCAAGCCATCCGGAACTTTGCCAAAAGCCTGGAGAGCTGGCTGACTAATGCCATGATGAACATCCCTGAAGAAATGGTCCGCATCAAG GTAACGTCTGCCAATGCATTTGCCCAGACACTGCGTCGCTACACTAGTCTGAACCACCTTGCCCAGGCAGCACGTGCCGTCCTCCAGAACACAGCCCAGATCAACCAGATGCTCTCTGACCTCAACCGTGTCGACTTTGCTAACGTCCAG GAGCAGGCTTCGTGGGTGTGCCGATGTGAAGACCGTGTTGTCCAGCGGCTAGAGCAGGACTTTAAGCTGACCCTGCAGCAGCAGAACTCCCTGGAGCAGTGGGCTGCATGGCTGGATGGTGTGGTCTCCCAGGTCCTAAAGCCCTACCAACAAAGCCCTACCTTCCCTAAGGCTGCAAAGCTCTTCCTGCTCAAGTGGTCCTTTTACAG TTCCATGGTGATTAGGGACCTGACCCTGCGGAGTGCAGCCAGTTTTGGTTCCTTTCACCTGATCCGCCTGCTGTATGATGAGTACATGTACTACCTGATAGAGCACAGAGTAGCCCAGGCTAAAGGAGAGACCCCCATTGCTGTTATGGGAGAg TTTGCCAGTTTAGGCCGGGGTCTAAACCAGCTGGATCCTGACAAAG aagaagaagaggaagaggaggaggagagtgatgAGGAAGGTCAAGAGCTGTCCCTCCCCTCAGACGGCGTGGTGCTAGGAGACGAGTCTCTGGAGCCTCCTGCCAAGCTGGCCAGGACTGACCAGAGAGTCCTTTTCACCACTGGCTCAACTGACAACTAA
- the rfx1a gene encoding MHC class II regulatory factor RFX1a isoform X7, with amino-acid sequence MATSGYVGEIQPAAQPQGVGVAVTSGQPDASSSPATAPQFLAEIQTTVATPTVVTPTVQTTPTEQTASITTQKPAAGSQAQSTAQAQPAQTQYVTAEIQGSPTQSGNAQSTPQYIVVTVTEGSLHSSDSVSDSSPPPAVVQTGVPTQVVQQVQTAQQQRSVVQATSQIAKTEPGTQLSVTSLQPVHISPEVQQQLTPVPVQHVYTNQVQYVEGADTNYTTSTIRSSAFPYTDTPLYTQTTAAQYYEGQPTSGSQASTPGTPLTVSVTAGTTGGVSMFVAQPTSAAGGGATVVSTGVTTNGAGDGAGTNGGATGSYVIQGGYMLGSSSGGAAGNSQNYSHTARASPATVSITEGEESSVPSADKKVQWLLDNYETAEGVSLPRSTLYCHYLLHCQEQKLEPVNAASFGKLIRSVFMGLRTRRLGTRGNSKYHYYGLRIKAGSSLLRLMEDQQHLAMRQQPFSQKQRLKPVHKVEGMTNGTASGLGQQQQQQQGSGHVDISTQVQQYQQFLDASRALPEFPDIDLQGKSLPEGIELEHIKSFQLLYREHCEAILDVMVNLQFTLVETLWKTFWRFSQSQAGDATLAVHDESEKRLPKSCLVLLCKYEPVLRWSRDCDNSLYQGLVEILIPDVLRPIPSALTQAIRNFAKSLESWLTNAMMNIPEEMVRIKVTSANAFAQTLRRYTSLNHLAQAARAVLQNTAQINQMLSDLNRVDFANVQEQASWVCRCEDRVVQRLEQDFKLTLQQQNSLEQWAAWLDGVVSQVLKPYQQSPTFPKAAKLFLLKWSFYSSMVIRDLTLRSAASFGSFHLIRLLYDEYMYYLIEHRVAQAKGETPIAVMGEFASLGRGLNQLDPDKEEEEEEEEESDEEGQELSLPSDGVVLGDESLEPPAKLARTDQRVLFTTGSTDN; translated from the exons ATGGCCACCTCAGGCTACGTAGGTGAGATCCAGCCGGCAGCCCAACCCCAGGGGGTTGGTGTTGCTGTCACATCTGGGCAACCCGACGCCAGCTCCAGCCCTGCAACTGCCCCTCAGTTTCTGGCTGAGATTCAGACTACTGTAGCCACCCCCACAGTTGTCACACCCACAGTCCAAACTACTCCCACTGAACAAACTGCTTCCATCACCACTCAGAAGCCTGCAGCTGGTAGTCAAGCCCAGTCCACAGCACAGGCCCAGCCAGCTCAGACACAATATGTGACTGCAGAGATCCAGGGCTCCCCCACACAGTCTGGAAATGCTCAAAGCACTCCTCAGTACATCGTTGTTACTGTCACAG AGGGCTCCCTTCACTCAAGTGACAGTGTGTCAGACTCTAGTCCCCCTCCAGCTGTGGTGCAGACTGGAGTGCCCACGCAGGTTGTTCAGCAGGTACAGACAGCTCAGCAG CAGAGGTCTGTGGTGCAGGCCACCTCTCAAATAGCCAAGACTGAGCCAGGCACCCAGCTCAGTGTCACCAGTCTACAGCCTGTTCATATTAGCCCTGAG GTCCAGCAGCAGCTCACACCAGTGCCAGTGCAACATGTGTACACCAATCAAGTGCAGTATGTGGAAGGAGCAGACACTAACTACACCACCAGCACCAT TCGTTCCAGCGCCTTCCCTTACACTGACACACCCCTGTACACGCAGACCACCGCTGCCCAGTATTATGAAGGTCAGCCAACCTCAGGCTCACAGGCGTCCACCCCTGGCACACCTCTAACCGTCTCTGTGACTGCTGGCACAACAGGCGGCGTGTCCATGTTTGTGGCCCAGCCCACCAGCGCAGCAGGGGGAGGGGCCACAGTGGTGTCCACAGGTGTAACCACCAATGGGGCAGGGGATGGGGCAGGCACCAATGGTGGTGCCACAGGAAGTTATGTGATCCAGGGGGGTTACATGCTGGGCAGCAGCAGCGGAGGGGCAGCTGGCAACAGTCAGAACTACTCACACACCGCCCGCGCCTCCCCAGCCACTGTGAGTATTACAGAGGGCGAGGAGAGTAGCGTGCCGTCGGCAGACAAGAAG GTACAGTGGTTGCTGGACAACTATGAGACAGCTGAAGGAGTGAGTCTGCCGCGTTCCACACTCTACTGCCACTATCTGCTGCACTGCCAGGAGCAGAAACTAGAGCCTGTTAATGCTGCCTCTTTCGGGAAACTCATTAGATCAGTGTTCATGGGGCTGCGTACACGACGCCTGGGCACACG AGGTAATTCTAAATACCACTACTACGGGCTGAGGATCAAGGCAGGCTCTTCTCTTCTCCGTCTGATGGAAGACCAGCAACATCTGGCCATGAGGCAGCAGCCCTTCTCACAGAAACAGag GTTGAAGCCTGTGCATAAAGTTGAGGGAATGACCAATGGGACAGCATCAGGACTaggccagcagcagcaacagcagcagggtTCAGGGCATGTTGACATCAGCACCCAGGTTCAGCAGTACCAGCAGTTCCTAG ATGCATCCAGAGCACTCCCAGAGTTCCCAGACATCGACCTCCAGGGGAAATCTCTGCCAGAGGGCATTGAGCTTGAGCACATAAAGAGCTTTCAGCTGCTGTACAGAGAACACTGTGAG GCCATACTGGATGTGATGGTCAACCTGCAGTTCACCCTGGTGGAGACCCTGTGGAAGACCTTCTGGAGGTTCAGCCAGAGTCAGGCTGGAGATGCCACCTTGGCTGT TCATGATGAGTCAGAGAAGCGTCTCCCTAAATCCTGCCTGGTGTTGCTGTGCAAGTATGAGCCAGTGCTGCGCTGGAGCCGTGACTGTGACAACAGCCTGTACCAGGGCCTGGTGGAAATCCTCATTCCTGATGTCCTCAGGCCCATCCCCA GTGCCTTAACTCAAGCCATCCGGAACTTTGCCAAAAGCCTGGAGAGCTGGCTGACTAATGCCATGATGAACATCCCTGAAGAAATGGTCCGCATCAAG GTAACGTCTGCCAATGCATTTGCCCAGACACTGCGTCGCTACACTAGTCTGAACCACCTTGCCCAGGCAGCACGTGCCGTCCTCCAGAACACAGCCCAGATCAACCAGATGCTCTCTGACCTCAACCGTGTCGACTTTGCTAACGTCCAG GAGCAGGCTTCGTGGGTGTGCCGATGTGAAGACCGTGTTGTCCAGCGGCTAGAGCAGGACTTTAAGCTGACCCTGCAGCAGCAGAACTCCCTGGAGCAGTGGGCTGCATGGCTGGATGGTGTGGTCTCCCAGGTCCTAAAGCCCTACCAACAAAGCCCTACCTTCCCTAAGGCTGCAAAGCTCTTCCTGCTCAAGTGGTCCTTTTACAG TTCCATGGTGATTAGGGACCTGACCCTGCGGAGTGCAGCCAGTTTTGGTTCCTTTCACCTGATCCGCCTGCTGTATGATGAGTACATGTACTACCTGATAGAGCACAGAGTAGCCCAGGCTAAAGGAGAGACCCCCATTGCTGTTATGGGAGAg TTTGCCAGTTTAGGCCGGGGTCTAAACCAGCTGGATCCTGACAAAG aagaagaagaggaagaggaggaggagagtgatgAGGAAGGTCAAGAGCTGTCCCTCCCCTCAGACGGCGTGGTGCTAGGAGACGAGTCTCTGGAGCCTCCTGCCAAGCTGGCCAGGACTGACCAGAGAGTCCTTTTCACCACTGGCTCAACTGACAACTAA